The nucleotide window AACGACTCAATTAACGCAATATTTTCCATCTCATTATCTTAATTAAAATATAATCTTCACTTTTGCACTTTTAATATCTTCATAAAGTAGAGTTTTTACCTTTTCTACTGTATGCTTACCTTTACCTATAGGTTTTGGCTCTCTAACTTTCCAATGTAACGTTATCTCTTCATCTGTTACATTTGTTAATGTACCTTCAAACTCTTCGGTTTCAGTTTTTACTTTTAATATTCTATTAATATTTTTCTTATACTGTCTTTTAACCAATAAAGGGTGTGCTATATCTGGTGTTGTTACTTCTAAAGAAAAATCTTCTTCTTCTCTATCAAGGTTATGCTCAATATTTCTACTAATACGAACACATTCACTCAACGGCACTCCTTCATCTCCATCAACTATTACTTTTATTTTACTATTAGCAAGAAACTCTAACTCTATTAAAAATAGCGATTCATTCTCACTTAATGCTTCCTGTAATAATTCTTTAACTCTCTCTTTATTCATTCTAGGTATAAAAAGAGGGGACAAACGTCCCCTACATCACTTAACTCTTTTAAATTCCCTGCAAATATACTAACTTATTAGTTAATACACAAGTAGCTTTTATCTAAAAAAATTGGTATATTTAAAGAGTATTTGTTTCTCTTAAATCCCCAAGAAAATTATGAAAAAAATATTAATACCCATTGATTTCTCTAAACACTCAGAATACGCATGTGTACTTGCTTCTAAAATAGCAAAAAAATCTAATAGCGAAGTTCACTTACTTCACATGGTCGAACTCCCCTCAGGTATAGTTGACATGGGAGCTGGTAATAATTTCAGTATTCCTGAAAGCATGCTTTATATTAGAAAAGTTAAAGACAAATTAATGAATCTAAAAAGTGCTTTCTTTTCAAAAATACCAAATGTTCACCACGCTATAAGATTTCAAAATCCTTATGAAGGGATTAGAGATTATTCAAAAAAAATAGATGCCGATTTAGTTATCATGGGTTCAAAGGGACACACTGCTTTAGAAGAGATTTTGATTGGATCTAACACGGAAAAAACAGTTAGAAGCCTTGATATACCTGTTTTAATAACCAAAAAGGAAAGTGATAATTTTAAATTTAAAAAATTAGTTTTCGCATCAACCTTTGAGAAAGATGAAGCTAGAGCTTTTGAAGGGTTTCTTGATTTCTCCACTAATTTTAAAGCCAAAATACACTTACTTAAAATAAACACTCCTCAAAAGTTCGAAAACACTTCTAGCTCTAAGAAAAAAGTTGAAACATTCATAGAAAAATACAATCTCGACAATTATTCAATTCACATATACAACGACAATTCTGTTGAAGAAGGAATTTTAAATTTTTCAGACGAAAAGGACGTAGATTTAATCTCTTTAGCAACTCACGGAAGAAGTGGACTTTCCAGATTTTTTAACGGTAGTGTTTCTTTAAACCTATCTAAGAATGTATTAAAACCTGTCTTAACTTTTAAAGTATAAAAAAACAAAAGCGCAACTTAAATGTTACGCTTTTTGTACGGGCGGAGAGACTCGAACTCTCACACCTCGCGGCACTAGATCCTAAGTCTAGCGTGTCTACCAATTCCACCACGCCCGCTTATTTTTAATTTGTGCCTGCAAATATACACAAAGTATTCAATATACAAGCTCAAATTTTTATTTTTTCATTTTTTTAATTAACTAAATTTATCATTTAAAATTTATGAAAAATATTACTATATAGATTAAGAGCTCTCCGAAGAGAGCTCACAATTAATCATCCTATGTTAAAACCCTTCTAAAAATTCTAAATAGAACACAAATGAGCGGCAAAAATCAACATTTTTTACCAATTTTTAAGTTAATAAATTATTAATTATTATTAAAAATAAACAACTGTTTGATTTTAAACAGAAACCGTTATTTTATAGATAAATCTAAACAATTAAAAAACATATTCTTATTAAGGTTAATTAACAAACAATCAATAATACTTAACAACACTCTTAGTTTGTGTTAAAAAAAATAAATTTTACGAAAAATAGTTAACTTAGCGTACTTAATTATTTTTCAATGCAAACTATTCAAGAATATATAGCTCAACACAAAGAGCGTTTTTTAAATGAACTTATTGATTTATTAAAAATACCATCAGTTAGCGCTGATCCAGCATACAATCAAGATGTATTAAATACAGCTGACATGGTAAAACTACAGCTAGAAAAAGCTGGGTGTGATAAAATAGAAATTTGTGAAACTCCTGGATATCCAATTGTTTATGGTGAAAAGATCATTGACCCAAAATTACCTACAGTTTTAGTATATGGACACTACGATGTGCAACCAGCTGACCCAATTGATTTATGGGATTCTCCACCATTTGAACCAATTATTAAAAAAACAGAGACTCATCCAGAAGGAGCTATTTTTGCTCGGGGTGCTTGTGACGATAAAGGTCAAATGTATATGCACGTAAAAGCATTAGAATACATGACTAACACTGGTAATTTACCTTGTAATGTAAAATTCATGATAGAAGGTGAAGAAGAAGTTGGCTCAGAAAGTTTAGCCTGGTTTGTACCTAGAAACAAAGAAAAATTAGCTAATGATGTTATTTTAATTTCTGATACTGGTATGATAGCTAACTCTATTCCTTCTATAACAACGGGACTTAGAGGATTGAGCTATGTAGAAGTTGAAGTAACTGGACCAAACAGAGATTTACATTCTGGTTTGTATGGTGGAGCTGTTGCAAATCCTATTAATGTATTAACAAAAATGATTGCTTCTTTACATGATGAAAACAATCATATAACCATTCCAGGTTTTTATGATAAGGTAGAAAACCTTTCTAGAGAAGAACGTGATGAAATGGCAAAGGCTCCGTTTTCTTTAGAAAATTATAAAAAATCTCTAGAAATCGATGCTATTTACGGTGAAAAAGGATACACTACTAACGAACGAAACTCTATTCGTCCAACTTTAGATGTAAATGGTATTTGGGGAGGATATACTGGAGAAGGGGCTAAAACAGTGATTGCAAGTAAAGCTTATGCTAAGATATCAATGCGACTGGTACCAAACCAAGAATGGAGAGAAATTACTGAGTTATTTAAAAAACATTTCGAAAGCATTGCTCCTAAAGGAGTTCAAGTAAAAGTTACACCTCATCATGGTGGACAAGGATATGTTACACCTATTGATAATATTGGATACCAAGCAGCAAGCAAAGCATATCAAGAAACATTTGGTGTTACTCCAATACCTCAACGAAGTGGAGGAAGTATACCTATTGTAGCTTTGTTTGAGGAAGAACTGAAAAGTAAAACTATTTTAATGGGATTTGGGTTAGATAGCGATGCTATTCATTCACCAAACGAACATTTTGGTGTATGGAATTATTTAAAAGGTATTGAAACTATACCATTTTTTTACAAATATTTTACTGAATTATCAAAATAAGATAAACCATGCAAACATATTCAAGTAAAATAGTTTTAGCCATAATAATACTGTTTATTAGTTGTTCAAAAAACCAAAAACCAAAACAACGAACCGCTGAAGAATATAAACAAGCCTCTATACTTATGGATAGAGGTTTGTCTAATTTAGTTTATAATCAAGTTTTTGGAAGTACTTTTGTTAATCAAGACTATTTAATATACGCTACTAAAACTAAAAATGGCAAAAAATTTATTTTAGTTGACATAACTACTAAAACTAAAAAAGAAGCTTTTAATCATATTAAACTTGCTAAAAGTTTAGCAAATGAACTTGGTCGAGAAATAGAACAAAACAACTTGCCTATTTCTAAAGTCTCTCTATCTGATGATTTAAAAACTGTTCAATTTATTATAAATAAACAAAGATATTCTTGCAATTTAGAAAACTATTCTATTTCTAAAGTTACTTCACAAAATGCAGAAGTTACTAGAAACGAACATGTTTCTCCAAATAGAAAATTAGCGGCTTACATAGATAATCATAACCTTTGGGTAAGAGATTTAATTACTAACAAAAAAACACAACTTACATTTGATGGTAAAAAAAACTATGGATACGCAACAAACAATGCTGGTTGGACTAAAAGCAATGGAGCTGTTTTAAAATGGTCTCCTAATTCTGATAAAATTGCTACTTTTCAACAAGACTCACGTGAAGTAGGAATGATATACTTAACCTCAACTAATGTTGGACATCCTAAACTTGAAGCTTGGAAACACCCATTACCTGGAGACAAAACCATTTTTACAATTGAACGTGTAATTATTCATCTAGGAACAAAACCTAAAACTGTTCGTCTAAAAATGGATAAGGATTATCAAAGAGGGACTACTACCGATCACATAGCTGACCGGAACAATGAACTACTAGATGCGCAGTGGAAAAAGGATGGATCTCAATTTGCTTTTGTTTCAGGCTCTAGAGATCATAAAATAGCCCATTTACAAATTGCTGACACGAATACTGGTGAAGTAAAATCTATTTATAAAGAAGAAGTTGACACCTATTATGAATCTGGTGTAAATGTTGAAAACTGGAAAGTTTTATTTGATTCAAACGAGTTTATATGGTACTCTGAAAAAACAAACTGGGGACATATTTACTTATATGATTTATCTACAAAACAATTAAAAAGTCAAATCACTTCAGGAAACTGGATTGTAAAACAAGTAAAAAAAGTAGATAAAATTAATAAGAAGGTTTATTTTACTGCTGGAGGAAAAGAAACAGGAAACCCGTATCACAATTATTATTATAGTGTTAATTTTGATGGATCAAACCTAAAAAACTTAACTCCTAGTAAAGGAACTCATTCAGCTACCTTCTCAAGTGATTACTCATATTTAGTAGACACATATTCAACAACCACATCTCCGCCTGTTTCTGTTTTAAGAAATAATAAAGGAGAAAGTATATTAGAATTAGAAACTGCAGACATTACTGCTTTAAAAGAAAAAAATTGGCAAGAGCCTATTGAATTTTCAGTAAAAGCTCGTGACGGGAAAACTGATATTTACGGAATCATGTGCACACCAAGCCATTATGATGAACATAAAAAATACCCTGTATTAAACTACATATATCCTGGACCTCAATCTGGAAGTATTGGTAATTATAAATTCAGGTCTGTTTGGAGAGATTTTCAAGCAGTAGCAGAATTAGGTTTCGTAGTGGTTGCTGTTGATGCAATGGGAACACCAATGAGATCTAAATCTTTTCATGATGCCTATTACGGAAACATGGGAGACAATGGTTTACCAGATAATATTGCAGCTATTAAACAGTTAGCTAAAAAATATAAAGGTATGGATATTGAGCGCGTAGGTATTTGGGGTCATTCTGGAGGTGGATTTGCCTCAACTCGTGCTGTATTTGCTTATCCTGATTTTTATGATGTAGCAGTTTCAGGTGCTGGAAACCATGACAATAGGAATTATGAAGCTGATTGGGGTGAAAAATGGCAAGGCCTTTTAAAGAAAGGAAAAATAGAAGAAAAGGGAGATGGAACTACAAATTATGACAACCAAGCAAATCAATTAATTGCTCATAATTTAAAAGGTAAACTATTAATAACTCATGGAAGCATGGATAATAATGTTTCTCCTTCAAACACAATGTTAGTTGTTGAAGCCTTAATTAAGGCTAATAAAGACTTTGATATGATTATATTTCCAAACAAAAGACATGGTTACGGAAATATGACGAAGTATATGACTCGAAAAAGGTGGGATTATTTTGTAACTCATTTACGAAAAGAAATCCCTCCAAAAGAATTTGATCTATCTAACTTCTAAAAAAAACGCTCGTTATGAGCGTTTTTTTAGTTTAAAACACAAAAAAAACACTTCTACATTTGTAGAATCAAAAAAATACCTCTACATTTGTAGAGTTAATTATAATTAAAAGATTATGCAATTATCAAAAACCGAAGAACAAGTAATGCAATATTTATGGAAGTTAGAAAAAGCTTTTATGAAAGATATATTAGCTGAATTTCCAGAACCTAAACCAGCCAATACAACAGTTGCAACACTATTGAAAAGAATGTATGATAAAGGTTTTGTTAATTACAAATTACATGGGAAATCGAGAGAATATTTTCCTTTAGTTAAAAAATCAGATTATTTCTCGAAACATGTAAATGGGCTAATCAAAAACTTTTTTAACAACTCTGCAAGTCAATTTGCTTCATTTTTTACTTCCGAAACAAATCTTTCTGTTTCTGAATTAGAAAATTTAAAAAAACTGATAGACAACCAAATTAAAGAGCAGAAAAAATGATAAGCTATTTACTAAAATCTACAAGCTGTTTAGCATTATTACTTCTCTTTTATCATATCATATTAGAAAGAGAGAAAATGCATAATTTCAATCGTTTTTACCTGTTAGGAAGTATCTTATTTTCTTTTCTTGTTCCACTAACAACGATAACTGTAGCTAGCACAGCAAAAATTATAGAAGCTACACAGAATTCTCATCAATTAACAATAGCACAAAATAATACACCAATATTAGTTGAAAACAGCTTTAGCTATACTCAATTACTTGTTGTAGTATACCTCATTATATCAACTCTATTTCTGTTTAGGTTTTGCATAAACTTATACAAGATTACTCAAAAAATAAGCTCTAATAATAAAATAAAATATCAAAAAGCAATATTAGTTTTAGTAAATGATGAAATTCTTCCTCATACTTTTTGGAACTATATATTCATCAACAAAAAAGAATATTTAAATGGTAAAATTGAAGAAGAACTATTTACTCATGAACTAACACATGTAACACAAAGACACACACTTGATGTTATTATAATTGAACTACTACAAATTTTATTTTGGGTAAACCCATTATTTATTTTCTTAAAAAAAGCAATACAATTAAACCATGAATTTTTAGCTGATGAAAAGGTTATTAATCAACATAAAAATACATTCCAATACCAGCATTTATTACTAAATAAAGCTGCATGGAGAAACGAATATTACTTGGCCAGTAATTTGAATTACTCACTTACAAAAAAAAGATTAAAAATGATGACAACAAAAAGTTCGTACGCAAAAATCTTGTTAAAAAAACTGGCGGTAATTCCGCTAATAACAGGATTCGTTCTTCTCTTTGCAGAAAGAATTGAAGCACAAGAAAATGATCCTAAAAAAAATTCGACTGTAACTATTACAAAAAATGATGGCGAACAGTATCGAGATTTCACCTATCAGAATGCTAAACTTACTTACACCAACGAAAATGGAAAGAAAATAACAAAAAAGTTTTCAGAATTAACACGTGAAGAAAAACAAAAATTTTTACCACCACCTCCTCCTCCAATGGTTGCTAAAAGAAATACTCCTTCAAAAAAACTGATTGAAGACTTAAAGAATTCAAAAAAATATGCACTTTGGATTGATGGAAAGGTTGTAAACAATAAAGTTCTCAACAATTACAAAAACTCTGACTTTTCAAACTTCTTTGTAAGCTTAGTTTACAAAAATGCAAGAAGCAAACGATTCCCTCAAAAGTACCAAGCTACTTTAAACACACGTGAATATTTTGATTATTTACAAAAAAAGAAAATAGCTAGGTTTAACAAATGGAAGAAAGGTAAAAATATGTTACCACCACCTCCTCCAACTAGTAAAGTTATTAAAAAAGGTGAAAAATCGGTTATTCCACCTCCTCCACCTAAAAAAACAATGGCTGAAAATGTTATAATTGAAGAAGATAATGAAATTGAAACAATTAGAGAAATTGAAACAGTTCATGAATCTAGCAATAACGCTTTAATAGAAGTAATTGAAGAAACTCCTAATATTCATTCTGCTCCAGGAGAAATCGAAATCATAGAAGAGATTTCTAACATTGAAAGAGTAGCACAAAAAAACGAAGAAAAACCAAAAACTGGATGGATTAACATTAAAGGAAAAACTTACTATTTTGTTAAATACAAAACCAAAACAAACTATTACAATCGATGGGGGCAAAGAGTCAATAAAGATGGGAAAATAATTAATGGTGAGAGAACAAAATCTAATAACGTCATAAAAGGACAAAATATTAGCAAGGTTTATAAAGATGATAAAGTTGTTGTTGAATTTCAAAACACTAATTTATCAAACATTCCACCACCTCCACCACCAATGTCTCCTTTAGAATTTATAAAAAAACATAAAGGAAAAAATGTAAGTTACTTTTATAATAATAAAAAAATTAACTATAGAAAGGCTATTAAATTACTGAAGAAAAATCAATCATTAAACATTGATGCTAGAAAGATTGATGGAAAACACGTGATTAAAATTTCACAAGAGCCAATTACAATTGATAAAATCAGTTCATTAACTAATGAGCAAATAATTAAGCTATCTAAAAACAAAGATGTAAAGGCCACCTATTATTTGGATGGTAAAGTCATAACCAAAAATAAATTTGATAAAATTAACCAAGAAAATGTCAAAACAATATATATAAAGAAAAATAAAGATGGTTCAAACTCAATATACATTACCAGTAAATAAAAAATAATTTATTTTTTCTGTTAAAAGCCTCATAAATGAGGCTTTTTTTGTAACATTTTATAAAAAAAATCGTTTTACTAATATGTTAAAGCAATTTTTCCTCATTTGCTCTGGTGTAGACTTACATTTAATAAATAATTGTTCTAATGGAGAACAAAATAAATATGTAGGCATTGGTGCAACAGTTTTTTTTACAGCACTTATGGCAACCATAGCTTCTAGCTATGCACTTTTCACTGTTTTTGATAATATATTTACCGCTATCTTTTTTGGTTGTGTATGGGGATTGTTAATTTTTAACCTAGACAGGTTTATTGTTTCCACCATCAGAAAAAAAGAAAAGTTTAGTTCTGAATTTTTACAAGCCTTACCTCGCTTAATTTTAGCTATGATTATTGCTATTGTTATCTCAAAACCCTTAGAATTAAAAATTTTTGAAAAGGAAATCAACCAAGTGCTATTAGAAGAAAAAAATCAAATGACACTTAACAATAAACAACAAATAGCTCAACAATTTACTCCTGAAATAGAAAAAACTCAATCAGAAATTAATAAATTAAAAGAAGAAATTAATACTAAAGAGAATGAAGTAAACAACCTATATAACACTTATATAGCTGAAGCAGAAGGACGAAAAGGTACTAAACGTGTAGGTAAAGGCCCTGTATATAAAGAAAAAAGAAAGAAACACGATAAAGCACTTGCTGATTTAAATTCACTTAAAGAAGAAAATTCAAAAAAAATAACTCAAAAAGAAGAAGCAATAAACACTCTTTTAAACCAACAAAAGAACATTGAAACATCAACTCAACCCATAATTAGTAATGTTGACGGTTTAATGGCAAGAATTAATGCATTGAATAAATTACCTTGGCTTCCTTCATTTTTTATTTTTCTATTATTTTTAGCTATAGAAACCTCTCCAATTTTCTCAAAGTTAATTAGTTCTAAAGGAGAATATGATTACAAGTTTGAAAACCAAGAATCTATTGTTAAAACATGGATACAACAACAAACACATCAAAGAAATATTCTTCTAAAAACTGACACAGATTTAAACGACAAGGTGTATTCAGATATAAAAGACGAAGAAGAATTATATAAATACAAACAAAAAATAGCTCGTGACTTATTAAAGCTTCAAGCAGACACTTTTTATAAAAATCAACAAAAAATATTATAAATTTACTCACTAATATCTAATACTTATATTTTTATAAGCCATTTTTTTATAGATTTGCAGTCTATTTAAATTTAAAAATTGCATGAAAAATTTAAGTCGCACATTTGCTATAGTTGCACTTTTTTTTTCACTAAGTACTTTTTCACAAGAATTAACAGATTTCTCTTCTCTTCTAATTTCTAAAGAGTTGAAGGAGAATGCTAATGCTATTGTGAGGCTAAGTGAAAAAACAATTGAAATTAAAAACGTTGATAAACTCATTGTAAAAGAAAAAAGAATAGTTACTGTTTTTAATGAGTTAGGAAAAAAACACATTAAAGCATATCAACACTACAACAACGACACTCGAATCACCAAATTAACTGCTACTATTTTTGATGTTTTTGGTAAAAAAACAAAGAAATATACTAAAAGTGATTTTGAAGATGTAAGTGCTGTTAGCAGCGGAACATTGTATTCTGATGCTAGGTTAGTATACCTTGAACACACCCCATCTTCATACCCATATACAGTTGTTTTTGAGTCAGAATACAAGAATAATACTACAGCTTTTATTCCACAATGGTTCCCTATGGAAGGTTATAATGTATCTGTTGAAAAAAGCACCTATACCTTAATTAATCCTTTAAACATTGAGTATAGAAAAAGGGAACAAAATTTTGAAGGGTATTTAATTGAACAATCTATAATTAACTCAGGTTTGATTTATCAGTTAACAAATCAACCAGCAATTAAATACGAAAGTAATACCATACGTTTTAATCAATTTACTCCTAACCTATCAATTGCTTTAAATTTATTTGCGTACAAAGGTATTAAAGGAGCTGCAAAAGACTGGAAAGAACTAGGCATATGGGAGTATAATACATTTTATAAAAATACTGATCAAATATCAGAATCCACTAAATCTAAAATACTAACATTAACAAAAGGAATTAATGACCCAAAAGAAAAAATAAAAGTTATTTATGAATTTGTTCAAAATAAAACTAGGTATATAAATGTAAGTATAGGTATAGGTGGTTTACGACCTATGAAAG belongs to Tenacibaculum sp. MAR_2010_89 and includes:
- the rimP gene encoding ribosome assembly cofactor RimP; translation: MNKERVKELLQEALSENESLFLIELEFLANSKIKVIVDGDEGVPLSECVRISRNIEHNLDREEEDFSLEVTTPDIAHPLLVKRQYKKNINRILKVKTETEEFEGTLTNVTDEEITLHWKVREPKPIGKGKHTVEKVKTLLYEDIKSAKVKIIF
- a CDS encoding universal stress protein; amino-acid sequence: MKKILIPIDFSKHSEYACVLASKIAKKSNSEVHLLHMVELPSGIVDMGAGNNFSIPESMLYIRKVKDKLMNLKSAFFSKIPNVHHAIRFQNPYEGIRDYSKKIDADLVIMGSKGHTALEEILIGSNTEKTVRSLDIPVLITKKESDNFKFKKLVFASTFEKDEARAFEGFLDFSTNFKAKIHLLKINTPQKFENTSSSKKKVETFIEKYNLDNYSIHIYNDNSVEEGILNFSDEKDVDLISLATHGRSGLSRFFNGSVSLNLSKNVLKPVLTFKV
- a CDS encoding dipeptidase; translation: MQTIQEYIAQHKERFLNELIDLLKIPSVSADPAYNQDVLNTADMVKLQLEKAGCDKIEICETPGYPIVYGEKIIDPKLPTVLVYGHYDVQPADPIDLWDSPPFEPIIKKTETHPEGAIFARGACDDKGQMYMHVKALEYMTNTGNLPCNVKFMIEGEEEVGSESLAWFVPRNKEKLANDVILISDTGMIANSIPSITTGLRGLSYVEVEVTGPNRDLHSGLYGGAVANPINVLTKMIASLHDENNHITIPGFYDKVENLSREERDEMAKAPFSLENYKKSLEIDAIYGEKGYTTNERNSIRPTLDVNGIWGGYTGEGAKTVIASKAYAKISMRLVPNQEWREITELFKKHFESIAPKGVQVKVTPHHGGQGYVTPIDNIGYQAASKAYQETFGVTPIPQRSGGSIPIVALFEEELKSKTILMGFGLDSDAIHSPNEHFGVWNYLKGIETIPFFYKYFTELSK
- a CDS encoding DPP IV N-terminal domain-containing protein, which codes for MQTYSSKIVLAIIILFISCSKNQKPKQRTAEEYKQASILMDRGLSNLVYNQVFGSTFVNQDYLIYATKTKNGKKFILVDITTKTKKEAFNHIKLAKSLANELGREIEQNNLPISKVSLSDDLKTVQFIINKQRYSCNLENYSISKVTSQNAEVTRNEHVSPNRKLAAYIDNHNLWVRDLITNKKTQLTFDGKKNYGYATNNAGWTKSNGAVLKWSPNSDKIATFQQDSREVGMIYLTSTNVGHPKLEAWKHPLPGDKTIFTIERVIIHLGTKPKTVRLKMDKDYQRGTTTDHIADRNNELLDAQWKKDGSQFAFVSGSRDHKIAHLQIADTNTGEVKSIYKEEVDTYYESGVNVENWKVLFDSNEFIWYSEKTNWGHIYLYDLSTKQLKSQITSGNWIVKQVKKVDKINKKVYFTAGGKETGNPYHNYYYSVNFDGSNLKNLTPSKGTHSATFSSDYSYLVDTYSTTTSPPVSVLRNNKGESILELETADITALKEKNWQEPIEFSVKARDGKTDIYGIMCTPSHYDEHKKYPVLNYIYPGPQSGSIGNYKFRSVWRDFQAVAELGFVVVAVDAMGTPMRSKSFHDAYYGNMGDNGLPDNIAAIKQLAKKYKGMDIERVGIWGHSGGGFASTRAVFAYPDFYDVAVSGAGNHDNRNYEADWGEKWQGLLKKGKIEEKGDGTTNYDNQANQLIAHNLKGKLLITHGSMDNNVSPSNTMLVVEALIKANKDFDMIIFPNKRHGYGNMTKYMTRKRWDYFVTHLRKEIPPKEFDLSNF
- a CDS encoding BlaI/MecI/CopY family transcriptional regulator translates to MQLSKTEEQVMQYLWKLEKAFMKDILAEFPEPKPANTTVATLLKRMYDKGFVNYKLHGKSREYFPLVKKSDYFSKHVNGLIKNFFNNSASQFASFFTSETNLSVSELENLKKLIDNQIKEQKK
- a CDS encoding M56 family metallopeptidase; protein product: MISYLLKSTSCLALLLLFYHIILEREKMHNFNRFYLLGSILFSFLVPLTTITVASTAKIIEATQNSHQLTIAQNNTPILVENSFSYTQLLVVVYLIISTLFLFRFCINLYKITQKISSNNKIKYQKAILVLVNDEILPHTFWNYIFINKKEYLNGKIEEELFTHELTHVTQRHTLDVIIIELLQILFWVNPLFIFLKKAIQLNHEFLADEKVINQHKNTFQYQHLLLNKAAWRNEYYLASNLNYSLTKKRLKMMTTKSSYAKILLKKLAVIPLITGFVLLFAERIEAQENDPKKNSTVTITKNDGEQYRDFTYQNAKLTYTNENGKKITKKFSELTREEKQKFLPPPPPPMVAKRNTPSKKLIEDLKNSKKYALWIDGKVVNNKVLNNYKNSDFSNFFVSLVYKNARSKRFPQKYQATLNTREYFDYLQKKKIARFNKWKKGKNMLPPPPPTSKVIKKGEKSVIPPPPPKKTMAENVIIEEDNEIETIREIETVHESSNNALIEVIEETPNIHSAPGEIEIIEEISNIERVAQKNEEKPKTGWINIKGKTYYFVKYKTKTNYYNRWGQRVNKDGKIINGERTKSNNVIKGQNISKVYKDDKVVVEFQNTNLSNIPPPPPPMSPLEFIKKHKGKNVSYFYNNKKINYRKAIKLLKKNQSLNIDARKIDGKHVIKISQEPITIDKISSLTNEQIIKLSKNKDVKATYYLDGKVITKNKFDKINQENVKTIYIKKNKDGSNSIYITSK
- a CDS encoding DUF4407 domain-containing protein; the protein is MLKQFFLICSGVDLHLINNCSNGEQNKYVGIGATVFFTALMATIASSYALFTVFDNIFTAIFFGCVWGLLIFNLDRFIVSTIRKKEKFSSEFLQALPRLILAMIIAIVISKPLELKIFEKEINQVLLEEKNQMTLNNKQQIAQQFTPEIEKTQSEINKLKEEINTKENEVNNLYNTYIAEAEGRKGTKRVGKGPVYKEKRKKHDKALADLNSLKEENSKKITQKEEAINTLLNQQKNIETSTQPIISNVDGLMARINALNKLPWLPSFFIFLLFLAIETSPIFSKLISSKGEYDYKFENQESIVKTWIQQQTHQRNILLKTDTDLNDKVYSDIKDEEELYKYKQKIARDLLKLQADTFYKNQQKIL
- a CDS encoding DUF3857 domain-containing protein, which encodes MKNLSRTFAIVALFFSLSTFSQELTDFSSLLISKELKENANAIVRLSEKTIEIKNVDKLIVKEKRIVTVFNELGKKHIKAYQHYNNDTRITKLTATIFDVFGKKTKKYTKSDFEDVSAVSSGTLYSDARLVYLEHTPSSYPYTVVFESEYKNNTTAFIPQWFPMEGYNVSVEKSTYTLINPLNIEYRKREQNFEGYLIEQSIINSGLIYQLTNQPAIKYESNTIRFNQFTPNLSIALNLFAYKGIKGAAKDWKELGIWEYNTFYKNTDQISESTKSKILTLTKGINDPKEKIKVIYEFVQNKTRYINVSIGIGGLRPMKASYVDKVGYGDCKGLTNYTRSLLKVVGIDSYFTELFAGKQKENMGYSFPKIEGNHVILNIPNNGKDIWLECTSQASPTGFLGNFTDDRDVLVITPKGGILKRTPSYKATSLQIIKANIDLKVDGSLNASLSRKSYGIQYDNKFHIENYTPKELEKYYKSYVWDYNNNLELNKTSIINNKDDVEFTEKIELSVNEFATVNNTNYLFRVNLLNRTTHIPKRYRKRKRPLKIHRSFIDKDEYTIKLPTGYNISTLPNKKEIKTKFGIYKVTIQKINDRSIIYKREFSLQEGVYPKEDYKPYRKFIKSIAKYDNLRIELIKQ